The Deltaproteobacteria bacterium genome includes a region encoding these proteins:
- the carA gene encoding glutamine-hydrolyzing carbamoyl-phosphate synthase small subunit, with the protein MRPAHLILADGNIFSGTSFGFEGTRSGEVVFNTSLSGYQEILTDPSYQGQIVVMTYPEIGNYGANPIDTESAKIYLSGFVVKENSPIVSNFRAKSSLSAFLKKNKIPAVEGIDTRALVRHIRDAGAQQALIVVGKVNSFEKLKKKASALPSMEGQDLAKVVSCKRPYGWSKGVSWIEDRRSKIEYEGSKHNNHRSSTFHLRPFTVIAYDFGIKQNILRMLADSGCKVKVVPGDYPAEKILAENPDGVFLSNGPGDPAVCAYAVENVKKILGKKPLFGICLGHQIMGLALGGKTFKLKFGHHGGNQPVMDLSTQKVEITAQNHGFAVDPESLPPGVEVTHINLNDKTVEGLRHRKLPAFSVQYHPEASPGPHDSHYLFGRFIEMMKQS; encoded by the coding sequence ATTTGGTTTTGAAGGGACCCGGTCCGGCGAGGTGGTCTTTAACACCTCACTCTCCGGCTATCAGGAAATTCTGACCGACCCGTCGTATCAGGGGCAGATTGTCGTCATGACCTACCCGGAAATCGGCAATTACGGCGCCAACCCGATCGACACCGAATCGGCCAAAATTTATCTCTCCGGTTTTGTCGTGAAAGAAAATTCCCCTATCGTGAGCAACTTCCGGGCCAAGTCGTCGCTCTCCGCCTTTCTGAAAAAAAATAAAATTCCCGCCGTGGAAGGAATCGATACCCGGGCGCTTGTCCGTCATATTCGAGACGCCGGGGCCCAACAGGCGTTGATTGTCGTCGGCAAGGTCAACAGTTTTGAAAAGCTTAAAAAGAAGGCATCCGCTCTTCCTTCCATGGAAGGGCAGGATCTCGCAAAGGTGGTTTCGTGCAAGAGGCCGTATGGGTGGAGTAAGGGGGTGTCTTGGATCGAAGATCGAAGATCGAAGATCGAATATGAAGGATCGAAACATAATAATCATCGATCTTCGACCTTCCATCTTCGACCTTTCACGGTAATCGCCTACGACTTCGGCATTAAGCAAAACATCCTCCGCATGCTGGCCGATTCCGGGTGCAAGGTGAAGGTTGTGCCGGGCGACTATCCGGCCGAGAAAATTTTGGCCGAAAATCCCGACGGGGTTTTTCTGTCCAATGGCCCCGGCGATCCGGCGGTCTGCGCCTACGCCGTCGAGAATGTGAAAAAGATTTTGGGAAAAAAACCGCTGTTCGGCATCTGTCTGGGGCACCAGATCATGGGGCTGGCGCTGGGAGGAAAAACCTTCAAGCTCAAATTCGGCCATCACGGCGGCAACCAGCCGGTGATGGACCTTTCAACCCAAAAAGTGGAGATCACCGCGCAGAACCACGGTTTTGCCGTTGATCCCGAAAGCCTTCCTCCCGGTGTCGAGGTGACGCATATCAACTTAAACGACAAGACCGTCGAGGGTCTAAGGCACAGGAAACTGCCGGCCTTCAGCGTCCAATATCACCCCGAGGCCTCGCCCGGGCCGCATGATTCGCATTATTTGTTTGGAAGATTTATTGAAATGATGAAGCAGAGCTAA